From the Lysobacter sp. FW306-1B-D06B genome, one window contains:
- a CDS encoding ester cyclase, producing the protein MSAVFQPVMAKQPDSDIEANKAVVRRYFDAFNRADFSHLDEIVTGDYGDRLEGQAPGIHVIRSYLQGLKASFPDFTWTIEQIVAEGDRVAVMNRVSGTQLNDFGGLKATGNKVDFRAFQIYRIEGGKLAEHWEVADFATFQAQLTAKPKESAFQSFQKGLDAPKEGDSK; encoded by the coding sequence ATGTCGGCGGTGTTCCAGCCGGTCATGGCAAAGCAGCCCGACAGCGACATCGAGGCCAACAAGGCTGTAGTGCGCCGCTACTTCGACGCCTTCAATCGCGCCGACTTCAGCCATCTGGACGAGATCGTGACAGGCGACTATGGCGATCGCCTCGAAGGGCAGGCGCCCGGCATCCACGTCATCCGCAGCTACCTGCAGGGGCTGAAGGCCAGCTTTCCCGACTTCACCTGGACGATCGAGCAGATCGTTGCCGAGGGCGATCGCGTCGCCGTGATGAACCGCGTCTCCGGCACGCAGCTGAATGATTTCGGCGGGCTCAAGGCCACGGGCAACAAGGTCGATTTCCGAGCCTTCCAGATCTACCGCATCGAGGGCGGAAAGCTCGCCGAGCACTGGGAGGTCGCCGATTTCGCGACCTTCCAGGCGCAACTGACGGCCAAGCCGAAAGAGTCCGCATTCCAGTCGTTCCAGAAGGGACTGGATGCTCCGAAGGAAGGTGACAGCAAATGA
- a CDS encoding cation:proton antiporter, translating into MALFESLVLLLLISCVLLHLARRIGLPYPTMLALAGALVAATPWAPVIAIDPHLALVLFVAPAILSAAYDISPYELRRHWAALVALALFAVVLTTAAVAWIGWKVAGLPIAAAIALGAIVAPPDAAAAQAVLNSQGLPRRTLTVLQGESLFNDAVALLIFAAAVGSVTSGDALADLAPSLALAVPGGVVLGVIAGAAFVALWPFWSGTLGSTLIEFVSTFGIWLIAERLHVSPVLAVVAYAMWVARFAHGRQTAGDRVHSFAVWDATVFALNVTAFLLMGLQTRSILSQLQGAEVWNALGFAALVFVCVVVVRIAWVLSYRCLLSPVLPSLRQPPAGTVQTRLLVGWCGMRGILTLATAMSLPAQFPGRDLIVLSAFAVVLGTLILQGATIAPLIKWLGIPKDLSLDRDVRAARSVLDAVAVDQPAEDANFCLPRSREAERVLVAAQRRTLQSLLLEGRVPEDAFRILQEELDWRELSLTPHRRREIAEA; encoded by the coding sequence ATGGCTCTGTTTGAATCCTTGGTGCTGTTGCTGCTGATTTCCTGCGTCCTGCTTCACTTGGCGCGCAGGATCGGCTTGCCGTATCCAACCATGCTGGCGCTTGCGGGAGCGCTGGTGGCGGCCACGCCGTGGGCGCCGGTCATTGCGATTGACCCGCATCTCGCCTTGGTCCTGTTCGTCGCTCCTGCCATCCTCAGCGCGGCTTACGACATATCGCCGTATGAGTTGCGCCGGCACTGGGCTGCGCTGGTCGCGCTCGCGCTGTTCGCCGTCGTCCTCACCACGGCGGCAGTGGCGTGGATCGGGTGGAAAGTTGCCGGTCTTCCGATCGCGGCCGCGATCGCGCTGGGTGCCATCGTGGCGCCGCCGGATGCAGCCGCCGCGCAGGCTGTACTGAACAGCCAGGGGTTGCCACGGCGAACCTTGACTGTGCTCCAAGGCGAGAGCCTGTTCAACGATGCCGTTGCGCTGCTGATTTTCGCTGCCGCGGTGGGCTCGGTGACGTCCGGCGACGCTTTGGCCGACCTCGCGCCCTCGCTAGCGCTAGCCGTGCCTGGCGGTGTCGTTCTGGGTGTGATTGCGGGCGCAGCATTCGTCGCCCTTTGGCCCTTCTGGTCCGGCACGCTGGGATCGACGCTCATCGAGTTCGTCTCGACCTTCGGGATCTGGTTGATCGCCGAGAGGTTGCACGTATCTCCCGTTCTGGCGGTGGTGGCATACGCCATGTGGGTGGCTCGGTTTGCCCACGGACGGCAGACTGCGGGCGACCGTGTTCACTCGTTTGCAGTCTGGGATGCAACGGTCTTCGCGCTGAATGTCACTGCATTTCTCCTGATGGGACTGCAGACGCGCTCGATCCTTTCGCAGTTACAGGGTGCCGAAGTCTGGAATGCCTTGGGCTTTGCGGCGCTGGTCTTCGTTTGCGTCGTCGTGGTCAGGATTGCGTGGGTGTTGAGTTATCGATGCCTTCTCAGCCCGGTTCTGCCGTCTCTTCGCCAGCCTCCCGCTGGCACGGTGCAAACCCGTCTTCTGGTCGGCTGGTGTGGGATGCGGGGCATTCTGACCTTGGCCACTGCCATGTCGTTGCCGGCGCAATTCCCCGGGCGCGACCTGATCGTCCTAAGCGCTTTCGCCGTAGTGCTGGGCACATTGATCCTGCAAGGAGCCACGATAGCCCCGCTCATCAAATGGCTCGGGATTCCGAAGGATTTGTCCTTGGATCGGGACGTCAGGGCCGCGCGCTCAGTTCTGGATGCCGTGGCGGTCGATCAACCAGCTGAAGATGCGAACTTCTGTTTGCCGCGGTCTCGTGAAGCGGAACGTGTCTTGGTGGCTGCGCAGCGCAGGACGCTCCAGTCCCTGCTTCTTGAAGGAAGGGTCCCGGAGGATGCATTCCGGATCCTGCAGGAAGAGCTGGACTGGAGGGAGCTGAGTCTGACGCCGCATCGGAGGCGGGAGATCGCCGAGGCGTGA
- a CDS encoding DoxX family protein: MSTIATTAAPSTTNVARNSAELLGRVLLVALFLISGLGKISAYDATAGYMASVGVPGIALPAVIALEVLGSVAIILGFQTRLVAAVLAGFTLATGVIFHNNFADQMQMIMFLKNVSIAGAFLMLVANGAGGFSIDVRTAK; encoded by the coding sequence ATGTCCACTATCGCAACGACCGCCGCTCCTTCCACGACCAACGTGGCCCGCAACAGCGCCGAGCTTCTCGGGCGCGTCCTTCTCGTCGCTCTCTTCCTCATTTCCGGTCTGGGCAAGATCAGCGCCTATGACGCGACCGCCGGCTACATGGCGTCCGTAGGCGTCCCGGGTATCGCGCTGCCCGCGGTGATCGCGCTCGAAGTGCTGGGTTCCGTCGCGATCATCCTGGGCTTCCAGACCCGTCTCGTCGCCGCCGTGCTCGCCGGCTTCACTCTCGCCACGGGAGTGATCTTCCACAACAACTTCGCCGATCAGATGCAGATGATCATGTTCCTGAAGAACGTCTCGATCGCAGGCGCCTTCCTGATGCTCGTGGCCAACGGCGCGGGCGGTTTCAGTATCGATGTGAGAACTGCCAAGTAA
- a CDS encoding DUF1330 domain-containing protein — MAAYLVGNVEIEDEFTIEEYRRRALPLVEKYGGKALVIDATPVYVEGSWIPRNMILLEFPNMSAIRGLLTSPEYAPLAAMRQASAHTDLVAFGGL; from the coding sequence ATGGCCGCATATCTTGTCGGCAACGTTGAAATTGAAGACGAGTTCACTATCGAAGAGTACCGCCGCCGCGCGCTCCCGCTTGTCGAGAAGTACGGCGGAAAGGCGTTGGTGATCGACGCAACACCGGTGTACGTCGAGGGAAGCTGGATCCCGCGCAATATGATCCTTCTCGAGTTTCCAAACATGTCTGCGATTCGTGGCTTGCTGACATCGCCCGAATACGCGCCGCTGGCGGCGATGCGCCAGGCAAGCGCCCATACCGACCTGGTCGCGTTCGGCGGACTCTGA
- a CDS encoding two-component regulator propeller domain-containing protein: MSSRSPTLLPFCLLAALLLATFPHSVVAQQASVVYGRYKVDTWRSHEEVKLAFTSNLVQTRDGYLWLSSQSGLVRFDGVRFKAFNADNSPALRGRTRLITIPLAEDHEGGLWVGSGSELFRVAGDQVTLRATNESFKADIINAAAVDTHDRLWAVTRSGRVVVIDRDGRQRELRGTLVSYSGSSMTVDNNGDMWIAAGEGAVYRISEGKLSRIALPEGAQVHNPSRVYATRDGSIWFGTHTAIARWKDGQIEHFPLPATKGFGAVTAMAEDASGTLWVGSYGAGLHWFDGKQFQSFTRADGLSDDRVIDILPDQQGNVWVATRDGLNRFQPLQVQAFTARTGLPSDMPGGMVRDADGGTWLAPPTGGLYYGHIDSSRTSFSRVGSSPADLVLSLAPARGGGVWVGRPNGIISRFEKGQATADHGYRGLPPVTDLLEDRTGSLWIATWRGLFRGRGGSLERIQQKDEFIFRLFKDSSDALWVASLTGVTRIDVAGDQTFVAWPTPKQTGVRPNVMFEAPKGTVWVGSDEGLVRVAGGKPTVVAVEEGLPESWVGAGEVDDAGRLWLGQLGGLTRIRLAELSAVADGKLPDLIDVGSFKPLDGLPGGDPAAWPHPWSFKDSGGMLWFAMGHGIVSVDPLKAKPIGAAPKVYIDEITADGVRQSNRDKIVLDPATRRIDIRYTGVDLSHGPDVRFRYRMDGFDSDWIDAGTQRVASYTRLAPGTYRFRVSARDVRGQWSPIESDVTIQALAPFYLKGWFIALSILTIALLLWLYHRAALRIRGAAILDERTRLARDIHDSLLQGFGGIALQLHAVDQRLGAHSPERASLDRILTLVDRTLTHARKVVWDIRQPSEADDLAASIQLSAHRILADSGVAVNIVSATGVTFELPAEVKAQCRSIVEEILVNVHKHAHAATVVVELEYTWSHLRISVRDDGRGFDVSEVARRRGHWGLQGIQERARCIGASVALNSQPGSGTQVCVRVPRWRWLRLVPGFTRRAAVTSPQK, translated from the coding sequence ATGAGCAGCCGAAGTCCGACGTTGCTTCCTTTTTGCCTCCTAGCCGCGCTGCTGTTGGCCACGTTTCCGCATAGCGTGGTCGCACAGCAGGCATCCGTGGTCTATGGCCGCTACAAGGTGGATACCTGGCGCTCCCATGAGGAGGTGAAGCTCGCGTTTACCTCCAACCTGGTCCAGACCCGAGACGGCTACCTTTGGCTGTCGTCGCAGTCGGGCCTGGTGAGATTCGACGGGGTTCGCTTCAAGGCTTTCAACGCCGACAACTCGCCGGCTCTGCGCGGCCGCACTCGGTTGATCACCATCCCGCTCGCCGAAGATCACGAGGGCGGTTTGTGGGTGGGGAGCGGGAGCGAGCTGTTTCGCGTCGCGGGCGATCAGGTGACGTTGCGCGCGACCAATGAATCGTTCAAGGCCGACATCATCAATGCCGCCGCCGTCGACACCCACGATCGTCTTTGGGCGGTGACGCGCAGCGGCCGTGTCGTCGTCATCGATCGCGACGGTCGTCAGCGGGAGCTTCGCGGCACGCTGGTCAGCTACTCCGGCAGCAGCATGACCGTCGACAACAACGGGGATATGTGGATCGCCGCAGGCGAAGGTGCGGTGTATCGGATCAGCGAAGGGAAGCTCAGCCGGATCGCACTTCCGGAAGGTGCCCAAGTGCATAACCCGAGCCGTGTCTACGCGACTCGCGATGGTTCGATCTGGTTCGGCACGCACACGGCCATCGCGCGATGGAAGGATGGGCAGATCGAGCATTTCCCACTACCGGCCACCAAGGGGTTTGGTGCCGTTACCGCAATGGCGGAAGACGCGTCGGGCACGCTGTGGGTGGGCTCGTACGGGGCCGGCCTGCATTGGTTCGACGGCAAGCAGTTCCAGTCATTCACGCGTGCCGATGGCTTATCCGATGACCGCGTCATCGACATCCTTCCGGACCAGCAAGGCAACGTATGGGTGGCCACGCGTGATGGCCTGAACAGATTCCAGCCGTTGCAGGTGCAAGCCTTCACGGCGCGTACGGGGCTGCCAAGCGATATGCCTGGCGGCATGGTGCGCGACGCTGACGGCGGTACGTGGTTGGCGCCTCCCACTGGAGGGCTGTACTACGGCCATATCGACTCGTCCCGCACGTCATTCTCGCGAGTTGGCAGCAGCCCTGCCGACCTGGTGCTTTCGCTCGCGCCGGCGCGAGGTGGCGGCGTGTGGGTGGGGCGCCCGAATGGGATCATCTCCCGCTTCGAGAAGGGGCAGGCCACGGCCGATCACGGCTACCGCGGATTGCCCCCCGTCACCGACCTGCTGGAAGACCGCACCGGTTCGCTATGGATCGCGACATGGCGAGGCCTCTTTCGTGGCAGAGGTGGGAGCCTCGAGCGCATACAGCAGAAGGACGAATTCATCTTCCGCCTGTTCAAGGATTCGAGCGACGCGCTGTGGGTTGCCAGCCTGACAGGCGTGACTCGTATCGACGTGGCAGGCGATCAAACGTTCGTCGCTTGGCCCACGCCGAAGCAGACCGGTGTCAGGCCCAACGTGATGTTCGAAGCACCCAAGGGAACCGTGTGGGTGGGATCGGACGAAGGGCTCGTCCGAGTTGCCGGCGGAAAGCCGACCGTCGTCGCCGTGGAAGAGGGACTGCCGGAAAGTTGGGTTGGCGCAGGCGAGGTGGATGATGCGGGAAGGCTTTGGCTCGGTCAGCTCGGCGGCCTGACTCGCATTCGTCTCGCAGAACTGTCTGCGGTAGCCGACGGCAAACTTCCCGACCTGATCGATGTGGGCAGCTTCAAGCCACTGGATGGGTTGCCGGGCGGAGACCCAGCGGCATGGCCGCATCCCTGGTCCTTCAAGGATTCGGGCGGAATGCTCTGGTTTGCGATGGGCCACGGCATCGTGTCGGTAGACCCTCTCAAGGCGAAGCCCATCGGTGCGGCCCCCAAGGTCTACATCGATGAAATCACCGCCGACGGGGTGAGGCAGAGCAACCGGGACAAAATCGTCCTGGATCCCGCGACACGCCGCATCGACATCCGATACACCGGAGTTGATCTGTCGCATGGACCGGACGTGCGTTTCCGCTATCGCATGGACGGCTTCGACTCGGATTGGATAGATGCAGGAACCCAACGCGTCGCCTCCTACACGCGCCTGGCCCCTGGGACGTATCGGTTCCGCGTCTCCGCGCGCGATGTTCGAGGGCAATGGTCTCCCATCGAGTCCGACGTGACGATCCAGGCGTTGGCGCCGTTCTACTTGAAAGGTTGGTTCATCGCACTGTCGATTCTGACCATCGCATTGTTGTTGTGGCTGTATCACCGCGCTGCCCTCAGGATTCGCGGTGCCGCCATTCTCGATGAACGCACACGTCTGGCCCGGGATATCCACGACTCGTTGTTGCAAGGTTTCGGTGGCATCGCGCTGCAGCTGCATGCGGTCGATCAGCGACTGGGCGCGCACTCGCCCGAGAGGGCGAGCCTGGACCGCATCCTTACCCTAGTGGATCGCACGTTGACCCACGCACGAAAGGTGGTCTGGGACATTCGCCAGCCCAGTGAGGCGGACGATCTTGCCGCCTCGATCCAACTCAGCGCGCACCGCATCCTCGCCGACAGCGGCGTCGCGGTGAACATCGTCTCCGCCACGGGCGTCACCTTCGAACTCCCGGCGGAGGTCAAAGCCCAGTGCCGCTCGATCGTGGAAGAGATCCTGGTGAACGTTCACAAGCACGCCCACGCAGCCACGGTGGTCGTCGAACTCGAATACACCTGGAGCCACTTGCGCATCTCCGTGCGGGATGACGGCCGGGGCTTCGACGTTTCAGAGGTTGCCAGGCGCCGAGGCCATTGGGGGCTCCAGGGAATACAAGAGCGAGCCAGATGCATCGGGGCATCCGTCGCGCTGAACAGCCAGCCGGGGAGCGGCACTCAGGTGTGCGTCAGAGTCCCGCGTTGGCGCTGGCTGAGACTGGTGCCGGGCTTCACTCGGCGGGCAGCCGTCACGTCGCCCCAAAAATAA
- a CDS encoding response regulator transcription factor encodes MAVDDHPIYRDGLAAVLELHPDLELVAEAGDGAAAVDAYRAWQPDVTLMDLSMPVMSGVDAIARIVEEFPSARIIALTTYQGDTDIHRALEAGARGYLLKDVLRNEVADAIRAVSRQGWILPDAVARRLAEYVPRVELTDRELEVLRLMARGLRNKEIAAQIHRTEATVKVHVLHVLNKLHAQDRTEAVVIALKRGIIHLA; translated from the coding sequence ATGGCGGTCGATGATCATCCCATTTACCGGGATGGCCTGGCCGCCGTGCTGGAACTGCATCCCGACTTGGAGCTGGTCGCAGAGGCCGGCGACGGAGCAGCTGCCGTGGACGCCTACCGCGCCTGGCAACCGGATGTGACCTTGATGGATCTGAGCATGCCCGTGATGAGCGGGGTGGATGCCATTGCAAGGATCGTGGAGGAATTCCCCTCTGCGCGAATCATCGCGCTCACGACCTACCAGGGCGACACGGACATCCACCGGGCCCTGGAGGCAGGTGCGCGGGGCTATCTCCTCAAGGACGTGCTCCGCAACGAGGTTGCCGACGCGATACGCGCCGTCTCGCGTCAAGGCTGGATCTTGCCGGATGCCGTGGCGCGACGACTTGCCGAGTACGTTCCGCGTGTCGAGCTTACTGATCGGGAACTGGAGGTTCTGCGTCTGATGGCGAGAGGGCTTCGCAACAAGGAGATCGCCGCGCAGATCCATCGAACGGAAGCGACGGTCAAGGTTCACGTGTTGCACGTGCTGAACAAGCTCCACGCGCAGGACCGAACCGAAGCAGTGGTGATTGCGCTCAAACGCGGGATCATTCACCTCGCGTAG
- a CDS encoding hydrolase, with the protein MSNSTAGKIGKEALLTPDNCVLLLIDHQPFQFSGVKNIDAALLMNNVVALAKTAKVFEVPTLLTSVVEDRGGYIVKPLLDVFPEQKPINRTTINTWEDPACVEWVKRTGRKKVVIAALWTEVCLAFPVIHALGDGYEVYFVTDASGGTSVEAHEMGIARMVQAGAVPMTWIVFASELQRDWAREESAAKLIPALLEHGGATATNLAWEFQLLAGKPGAGV; encoded by the coding sequence ATGAGCAACTCCACCGCAGGCAAGATCGGCAAGGAAGCCCTTCTGACGCCCGACAACTGCGTGCTTCTGCTGATCGATCATCAGCCGTTCCAGTTCAGCGGAGTCAAGAACATCGACGCCGCGCTGCTCATGAACAACGTGGTTGCCCTCGCCAAGACCGCAAAGGTATTCGAGGTTCCCACGCTGCTCACCAGCGTCGTGGAGGACCGCGGCGGATACATCGTGAAGCCGCTGCTGGATGTCTTTCCGGAGCAGAAGCCGATCAATCGAACCACGATCAACACGTGGGAAGACCCGGCGTGCGTCGAGTGGGTAAAGCGGACCGGACGAAAGAAGGTCGTGATTGCCGCCCTTTGGACCGAAGTGTGTCTGGCGTTCCCGGTCATCCACGCGCTTGGCGATGGTTACGAGGTCTACTTCGTGACCGATGCGTCCGGCGGTACCAGCGTTGAGGCACACGAGATGGGCATCGCGCGCATGGTCCAAGCGGGTGCGGTCCCGATGACGTGGATCGTCTTCGCATCGGAACTTCAGCGCGACTGGGCCCGCGAGGAGTCCGCAGCCAAGCTCATTCCCGCACTCCTCGAGCATGGCGGAGCCACCGCTACCAACCTGGCCTGGGAATTCCAGTTGCTCGCCGGCAAGCCTGGCGCTGGCGTCTAA
- a CDS encoding ester cyclase, which translates to MTSSIASEEAKTIVRTNTEQVQGQGDFALFEQLFADDFVDHTPQPGTTPDKDGVRVLYHRLREAFPDFNPVIHWQTVDGDVVTTFKTYHGTHRGALFGIAPTGRKIQFETVDAMRVRDGKITDHWGVANLFSLMQQLGGLPPVS; encoded by the coding sequence ATGACCAGCAGCATCGCCTCTGAAGAGGCCAAGACCATTGTCCGTACGAATACCGAACAAGTGCAGGGACAGGGCGACTTTGCTCTGTTCGAACAGCTGTTCGCAGACGATTTCGTCGACCACACGCCCCAGCCAGGGACCACTCCGGACAAGGACGGCGTTCGTGTCCTCTACCACCGTTTGCGCGAGGCGTTTCCCGACTTCAATCCGGTCATCCACTGGCAGACCGTGGACGGCGATGTGGTCACGACGTTCAAGACGTATCACGGCACGCACCGAGGCGCTCTCTTCGGCATCGCACCGACTGGGCGAAAGATCCAGTTCGAAACCGTCGATGCGATGCGGGTCCGCGACGGAAAGATCACCGATCACTGGGGCGTGGCGAACCTGTTCTCGCTGATGCAGCAGCTCGGCGGCCTGCCGCCGGTGTCCTGA
- the wrbA gene encoding NAD(P)H:quinone oxidoreductase, producing the protein MAKVLVLYYSSYGHIEQMAEAVAEGARTAGATVDIRRVPETVPDEIARKSHYKLDQKAAIATVAELENYDAIVIGTGTRYGRIASQMAAFLDQTGGLWARGALNGKVGAAFTSTATQHGGQEATLFSIITNLLHFGMTIVGLPYSHQGQMSIDEVVGGAPYGATTVAGGDGSRQPTAIDLAGARHQGELVARTAAKLFD; encoded by the coding sequence ATGGCCAAGGTCCTTGTCCTGTACTACTCCTCCTACGGCCACATCGAGCAAATGGCCGAGGCCGTTGCCGAGGGCGCGCGTACCGCAGGCGCGACGGTCGACATTCGCCGCGTTCCGGAAACCGTTCCGGACGAAATCGCCCGCAAGAGCCATTACAAGCTCGACCAGAAGGCCGCGATCGCTACCGTCGCGGAGCTGGAGAACTACGACGCCATCGTGATCGGAACCGGCACCCGCTACGGCCGCATCGCCTCGCAGATGGCGGCGTTTCTCGATCAGACCGGCGGCCTCTGGGCTCGCGGCGCACTCAACGGAAAAGTAGGCGCCGCCTTCACTTCGACGGCGACACAGCACGGCGGGCAGGAAGCGACGCTGTTCTCGATCATCACGAACCTGCTCCACTTCGGTATGACGATCGTGGGACTTCCCTATAGCCATCAGGGACAAATGAGTATCGACGAGGTCGTTGGTGGGGCGCCGTATGGCGCGACCACGGTTGCTGGTGGAGACGGTTCGAGACAGCCCACTGCGATCGATCTGGCCGGCGCCCGACACCAGGGCGAACTGGTCGCGCGCACCGCGGCAAAACTCTTCGACTAA
- a CDS encoding pirin family protein translates to MTRLTQKLAEPETFVASRRIVFQGRGATRGPITRLVNPSDLGQLIKPFVFLDRGELPPTGDTFFGIHPHSGIATLTIALSGGLQYEDTTGQSGQVPAGGLEWMKAGAGAWHDGRVYTTEPLKFFQLWLALPAELENSPAEGQYIPPEQVESDGPVRVVLGRYGNARSPIRAPEGINYFHVRLKAGETWRYQPPHGHTVGWIAVYEGVAETPNAVAAGEIAVFDESDAALEFTAQGPTSFVIGSAIKHPHDLVTGYYSVHTTPDALEQGEAEIKRIGNILRAAGRLR, encoded by the coding sequence GTGACCCGCCTCACTCAGAAGCTTGCAGAACCGGAAACCTTCGTCGCCTCCCGCCGCATCGTGTTCCAAGGTCGTGGCGCCACGCGCGGCCCCATCACCCGCCTGGTCAACCCTTCCGATCTGGGCCAGCTGATCAAGCCGTTCGTGTTCCTGGACCGCGGCGAACTGCCGCCGACCGGGGACACCTTCTTCGGCATCCATCCGCACTCGGGCATCGCAACGCTGACGATCGCGCTCAGCGGCGGACTGCAGTACGAAGACACGACGGGCCAATCCGGTCAGGTGCCTGCGGGTGGCCTGGAATGGATGAAAGCCGGCGCGGGTGCCTGGCATGACGGCCGCGTCTATACCACCGAGCCCCTGAAGTTCTTCCAGCTCTGGTTGGCGTTGCCGGCGGAGCTCGAAAACTCCCCTGCCGAAGGCCAGTACATCCCGCCGGAGCAGGTCGAGAGCGATGGTCCTGTCAGGGTGGTGCTGGGTCGTTATGGCAATGCGCGCAGTCCGATCCGGGCACCGGAAGGCATCAACTACTTCCATGTTCGCCTGAAGGCCGGCGAGACGTGGCGCTACCAGCCTCCTCATGGACATACCGTCGGTTGGATCGCGGTGTACGAGGGAGTCGCTGAAACACCGAACGCCGTCGCCGCAGGCGAGATCGCGGTGTTCGATGAATCAGACGCGGCGCTGGAGTTCACCGCACAAGGGCCGACCTCTTTCGTGATCGGCTCGGCCATCAAGCATCCGCACGACCTCGTGACCGGGTACTACTCCGTTCACACCACTCCCGATGCGTTGGAGCAAGGCGAAGCCGAGATCAAACGAATCGGAAACATCCTCCGCGCAGCCGGGCGCCTTCGCTGA
- a CDS encoding carboxymuconolactone decarboxylase family protein, which translates to MATPEDRYATGVATLQSITGSSGEAVVESLKDIAPDFADWIVAFAYGDVMSRPGLDKPVRQIATIAALTALGTATAQLKVHIHGGLNVGCTPQQITECILQMAVYAGFPAAINGLVAAREVFVERGLSAV; encoded by the coding sequence ATGGCTACTCCTGAAGACCGTTACGCCACAGGTGTTGCGACGTTACAGAGCATCACGGGGAGCAGCGGTGAGGCGGTGGTTGAGAGCCTCAAGGACATCGCGCCCGACTTCGCCGACTGGATCGTGGCGTTCGCGTATGGGGATGTGATGTCTCGTCCGGGCCTCGATAAACCCGTTCGGCAGATCGCCACCATCGCCGCACTGACGGCATTGGGGACCGCCACCGCGCAGCTGAAGGTCCACATTCACGGTGGTCTGAACGTGGGTTGCACGCCGCAGCAGATCACCGAATGCATCCTGCAGATGGCGGTATACGCCGGGTTCCCAGCTGCGATCAATGGATTGGTCGCCGCGAGGGAAGTTTTCGTGGAACGAGGCCTGTCCGCGGTTTAG
- a CDS encoding LysR family transcriptional regulator — protein sequence MLDGVTLDQIRTFIAAAEQGSFSAAGRKLRRAQSVVSHTLANLEAQLGVTLFERSGRYPQLTEEGESLLRDARAVADHMDDFKARARSMREGLEPELSAAMDVMYPMPAITHAVGRCRELYPNTPLRLYVEALGGVVQPVLDGSCRIGVIGSLPTVPDELVAEPLVVVPFATVVAPQHPLAKARKPLSNAELSKHVQLILTDRTSLSSGRNFGVISPLTWRLADLGAKHAFLRAGFGWGHMPVHMVQGDLDQGQLVEIRTHANATTRAGLEMQAVYRKDTPPGPVGRAFIEALKH from the coding sequence ATGCTCGACGGAGTCACGCTGGACCAGATCCGCACCTTCATTGCGGCGGCGGAGCAAGGCAGCTTTTCCGCAGCGGGGAGGAAGTTGCGTCGTGCGCAGTCGGTAGTCAGCCACACGCTTGCAAATCTCGAAGCGCAGCTCGGCGTTACGTTGTTCGAGCGCAGTGGGCGCTACCCGCAACTGACCGAAGAGGGCGAGTCACTTCTGCGTGATGCCCGCGCAGTCGCCGACCACATGGATGATTTCAAGGCCAGGGCCCGCTCCATGCGCGAAGGACTGGAGCCTGAACTGTCCGCGGCGATGGACGTGATGTATCCGATGCCGGCAATTACGCACGCGGTAGGGCGATGCAGAGAGCTCTATCCGAACACGCCCTTACGTCTTTACGTGGAGGCATTGGGCGGTGTTGTGCAGCCGGTCCTGGATGGTTCCTGTCGCATTGGCGTCATCGGCTCGCTGCCAACGGTGCCAGACGAGCTCGTGGCAGAGCCGCTGGTGGTGGTGCCGTTCGCTACCGTGGTCGCTCCGCAGCACCCACTGGCGAAGGCACGGAAGCCCCTGTCGAACGCAGAGCTTAGCAAGCATGTACAGCTGATACTCACCGACCGCACCTCGCTATCTTCAGGACGCAACTTTGGCGTCATCTCACCGCTCACGTGGCGGCTGGCGGATCTGGGCGCGAAGCATGCCTTCCTGCGCGCAGGTTTTGGATGGGGACACATGCCTGTGCACATGGTCCAGGGTGATCTGGATCAGGGCCAGCTGGTGGAAATCCGGACGCACGCCAATGCCACCACGCGTGCCGGTTTGGAGATGCAGGCGGTCTATCGCAAGGACACACCACCCGGACCCGTGGGGCGCGCCTTCATCGAAGCGCTCAAGCACTGA